One part of the Penaeus monodon isolate SGIC_2016 unplaced genomic scaffold, NSTDA_Pmon_1 PmonScaffold_611, whole genome shotgun sequence genome encodes these proteins:
- the LOC119571392 gene encoding uncharacterized protein LOC119571392 — MSLNLVELVKCAKEAELEVQERERQREYEANEAEKQRAHELALARVRPENLSLNDSRDHYPKLRMPLFTDGNDDIDDYLRRFEKLAALQGWNSNDYHIYLGSLLALQIYVSLADDILKDYSQLKDALLKAYNVDADSYRKKFKESKVGDTETYVQLITRMTQYLDHWLIMSSVEREYNSLFDFLIQDQLLSNCPLDLRIFLKERTFASTVEMAQTADGYRCAHRAGRGHKTPVKDESAYKKDTNVPLKDVICHHCSKVGHIRPSCPELKFAKPKTSQKVNAAFKANVNYDHGITCDGSLNGKPVNVLFDSGCSSVIVKESLVPASVKRGKVVALYDYLGERREFPTARCLIRSKFLNGWFDVVVAPIKFTDVLIGMVPGVKASSVNIPNTKAAKTPQRSEVNAVATRAAKAKENVGPDKLIVPSFKFENVSKQDFMDAQSSCPSLEHIRSKERIKAIVTVKSRHFSHRKTAEKVFHKFFWPGAGAEIKRYCRSCHACQKTVPKGKIRKAPMVQMPVISEPFSRVAIDIVGPISPPSSRGHKYMLTLIDMATRFPEAVPLRNIDSVTVAEALLTIFARVGIPKEILSDRGTQFKSDLMAEINRLLSVKALYTSPYHACCNGTVERFHAVLKAMLKKLCSERPHDWDRYIPSVLFAYREIPHDTLKFSPFELLYGRKVRGPLSILHNLWTKDIDGEVKSTYQYVLDLRSRLEQSAQLASAHADVNSRMYKTYFDRKARARTLKEGDEVLVLLPTSHNKLTVQWKGPYSVVRKHENGVDYGIKIKGKIRLYHVNMLKKYERRENGISHSQVCQACVVDASDPIDKNANGVCDIPELYNPGKYEFNFNSELSNEQTSELNHLIADFLDVFVDKPGMTSTVVHDIHLTTEVPVHTKPYPIPYHLRNAFDEEVERMRELRVIEPSTSAYCSPVVLVKKADNSWRFCVDFRSPNDISLFDAEPMPTMEEALGSFVGDSYFTEIDLCKGYWQIPLSDKAKQYTAFATQKYGLMQFRKLPFGLRTACATFIRLMRKVTAGLNNVNCYFDNLVIHSQTFSDHLLHLRKVLERLREHGLTAGPSKCYFAYPSIKYLGFNLSDKGLSTLPDKVSAIKNMPLPETKKQLRSFLGTLSFYRKFIPNLANLAYPLNALLKKFSPNKLNLTPSLVDRINELKDLLMNAPILTLPDYSKTFYLRTDASDTGLGAVLLQSVDGVLMPIAYASRKLKDRETRYAVIEREGK, encoded by the exons atgtcGCTGAACTTAGTAGAACTAGTTAAGTGTGCTAAGGAAGCAG AGTTAGAAGTtcaggagagggaaagacagcgcGAATATGAAGCGAACGAGGCCGAGAAGCAGCGTGCCCACGAGCTGGCCCTTGCTCGCGTGAGACCCGAGAACCTTTCACTCAATGACAGTCGTGATCATTACCCTAAATTAAGAATGCCTCTATtcactgatggtaatgatgatattgatgattatttgcGTAGATTTGAGAAATTAGCTGCTTTGCAAGGATGGAAttctaatgattatcatatttacctTGGTTCACTCTTGGCCTTGCAAATTTACGTAAGTTTGGCAGACGACATTTTGAAGGATTACAGTCAGTTAAAAGACGCGTTGTTGAAGGCGTATAACGTTGACGCTGACTCATACCGTAAAAAGTTCAAAGAAAGCAAAGTTGGTGATACTGAGACTTACGTTCAGTTAATTACGAGAATGACCCAGTATTTAGATCACTGGTTAATCATGAGTAGTGTCGAAAGGGAATACAACTCGTTGTTTGACTTTTTGATACAAGACCAGCTGTTGAGTAATTGCCCTCTTGACCTTCGCATCTTTCTCAAAGAACGGACGTTCGCAAGTACAGTGGAAATGGCTCAAACAGCAGATGGGTATCGTTGCGCCCATAGAGCTGGTAGAGGTCATAAAACACCTGTTAAAGATGAATCTGCTTATAAGAAAGATACGAATGTTCCCCTTAAGGATGTGATTTGTCACCACTGTTCCAAAGTGGGTCACATACGTCCTTCTTGCCCCGAACTTAAATTCGCGAAACCCAAGACTTCTCAGAAAGTAAATGCTGCATTTAAGGCTAATGTAAATTACGATCACGGTATTACGTGTGATGGATCCTTAAATGGCAAGCCAGTGAATGTACTTTTTGATTCGGGTTGCTCGTCAGTTATAGTGAAGGAATCGCTCGTGCCCGCCTCGGTCAAGCGAGGAAAGGTGGTTGCGCTGTATGACTACCTGGGGGAGCGGCGCGAATTCCCCACCGCACGTTGTCTGATTAGGAGTAAATTCCTGAATGGGTGGTTTGACGTCGTGGTTGCGCCGATAAAGTTCACGGATGTCCTCATAGGTATGGTGCCGGGGGTCAAGGCGTCGAGCGTGAACATTCCGAACACGAAAGCAGCCAAAACTCCTCAGAGGAGCGAAGTTAATGCTGTTGCGACGCGGGCCGCCAAAGCGAAGGAAAATGTCGGTCCTGACAAACTAATTGTTCCCAGCTTCAAATTTGAGAACGTCTCTAAGCAAGACTTCATGGATGCTCAGTCCTCTTGCCCGTCTCTAGAACACATTCGTTCTAAGGAAAGAATTAAAGCTATTGTCACTGTTAAAAGTC GTCATTTCTCTCATCGAAAGACTGCAGAAAAGGTATTCCATAAATTCTTTTGGCCAGGAGCAGGCGCAGAGATCAAACGCTACTGTCGCTCTTGTCATGCTTGCCAGAAAACGGTCCCTAAGGGCAAGATCAGAAAGGCCCCCATGGTTCAGATGCCAGTCATAAGCGAGCCGTTTTCCCGAGTAGCGATTGATATCGTCGGGCCGATCTCCCCGCCCTCGAGCCGAGGCCACAAGTATATGTTGACCTTGATTGACATGGCCACCAGATTTCCTGAGGCAGTTCCTCTGAGAAATATCGACTCGGTAACTGTTGCTGAAGCGTTGTTAACCATTTTCGCTCGTGTAGGAATACCGAAAGAGATTCTTTCTGATCGTGGTACACAATTTAAGTCTGATTTGATGGCAGAGATCAACCGATTACTTTCTGTTAAAGCATTATACACCAGTCCGTATCACGCGTGTTGTAATGGTACCGTCGAACGTTTTCACGCAGTGCTAAAAGCTATGTTGAAAAAGCTCTGCAGCGAACGACCACATGACTGGGATCGTTACATCCCATCCGTCTTGTTTGCGTATCGCGAGATTCCTCACGATACGCTAAAATTTAGTCCGTTTGAGTTGCTGTACGGCCGTAAGGTACGTGGCCCTTTATCAATTCTGCATAATTTATGGACTAAAGATATTGATGGGGAGGTTAAGAGTACCTATCAATATGTATTAGATCTGAGATCTAGATTAGAACAATCGGCTCAACTAGCATCCGCTCATGCAGACGTGAATAGCAGAATGTACAAGACGTACTTCGACAGGAAAGCTAGAGCTCGAACGttaaaagaaggggatgaagtaCTTGTGCTGTTGCCAACTTCGCATAACAAACTAACTGTTCAGTGGAAGGGTCCCTATTCTGTTGTACGCAAGCATGAAAATGGTGTAGactatggaataaaaataaaagggaaaataaggcttTATCATGTGAACATGCTGAAGAAATATGAAAGACGCGAAAATGGCATTTCTCACTCTCAGGTGTGCCAAGCTTGCGTGGTAGATGCTTCTGATCCCATAGATAAGAACGCTAATGGCGTATGTGATATACCCGAATTGTATAATCCTGGTAAATACGAATTTAATTTTAACTCTGAACTCTCAAATGAACAAACCTCAGAGCTAAACCATCTAATCGCTGATTTTCTTGACGTATTTGTCGATAAACCAGGCATGACCAGTACAGTAGTTCATGATATTCATTTGACTACAGAGGTTCCCGTTCATACGAAGCCTTATCCTATTCCATATCATTTACGTAACGCTTTTGacgaggaagtggaaaggatgaGGGAATTGCGAGTAATTGAACCGTCAACCTCTGCTTATTGTTCACCTGTAGTACTGGTGAAGAAGGCCGACAACTCGTGGCGCTTTTGTGTAGATTTCAGGTCTCCTAATGACATAAGCCTCTTTGACGCTGAGCCGATGCCGACCATGGAAGAAGCGTTGGGTAGTTTCGTGGGAGATTCATACTTTACGGAAATTGATCTCTGTAAGGGTTACTGGCAAATTCCTCTGAGTGATAAGGCGAAGCAGTACACCGCGTTTGCTACACAGAAGTATGGCCTTATGCAGTTTAGAAAATTACCATTCGGTTTACGTACGGCGTGCGCTACTTTCATTAGACTGATGCGTAAGGTAACTGCTGGTCTAAACaatgttaattgttattttgaCAACTTGGTTATACATAGTCAGACATTTTCTGATCATCTTTTGCATTTGAGGAAAGTTTTGGAGCGTTTACGCGAGCACGGGTTAACCGCCGGGCCAAGTAAATGTTATTTTGCTTATCCTAGCATAAAATATCTAGGATTTAATCTTAGTGATAAGGGATTAAGTACACTTCCTGATAAAGTTAGTGCCATTAAGAACATGCCTTTACCGGAGACGAAGAAGCAGTTACGCAGCTTTCTCGGAACTCTCTCGTTCTACCGAAAGTTCATTCCGAATCTGGCAAACCTCGCATATCCCCTGAATGCTTTGTTAAAGAAATTTAGTCCTAATAAACTGAATCTGACCCCTAGCCTCGTTGACAGGATTAACGAATTAAAAGATCTCTTGATGAATGCCCCTATTCTAACTTTGCCCGACTACAGTAAGACTTTCTATCTTCGCACTGACGCGAGTGATACTGGCCTCGGGGCCGTCTTGTTGCAAAGTGTCGATGGCGTCCTCATGCCCATCGCCTACGCAAGTAGAAAACTTAAAGATCGGGAGACTCGTTACGCTGTCATTGAACGAGAAGG GAAATAA